The Candidatus Nanogingivalaceae bacterium DNA segment CATCTTATCTCTAGTATCAGAGGAATAAAAGTATAGACGTATATAAATTTCATCGTCTAATAATTTTTTCATTGCAAATTTAGTATCTTTCAATATATTTTTCAGAAAATTTTTCAAACCCTTGCAGTAAATTTTATCAAAAATAGTAATCATTTTAGTTGATAAAATCTTTAATAAAAACATTATACCATCTATATTCGAGGAAGCTGTTAGTTCATTGTTATTTTTTAATGCTTCCGTTGTGTTATATATTTCGTGAATAATAAGATTAGAAAACTCGTATTGATTAAAGGACTTATCCGTGTGCGTCAAATGAATTGTATTATTCTGAGTTAACCTTGAGCTATATTGTAACAACTCCTCTAATAGTTTATTCTTTTCTTTTACCTCGTTCCACTTTTTAATAAAAGAAAAGAATTGAGCAATAACTATAGCAGTCATAAAAATGATAGTCCATATTGCAAAAAATTCAGATACAGTTGTAGGTTGTTTGTTTGATATTTTTTCAATTTTAAATTCACTTAAATATCTAAAAAGATTCGATACCCAGTTTAGAAAATCAGTATTATCGATGATTAAAGTAAATAATCCAGAGATAAAACCTAATAATGTTATTGCTTTGAACGATAAAAAGTAATCTACAAAACTAAACCACTGATTTTTATCAGGAAAAAAATCTATAATAGAGTGAATCATTTTTTTCATTTTATATCTCCATTTCAAATATAAACCTAATTTCTTATCAACTTATTCTATCATAAAAGCGCTACGGACTCATTTGAAAACACTTACATCCAATGATTTTATTGAATTTATATCTGATTTCCGAATATTTTTTTACATAAAATACTTCTGTTCCATCAAACAAAAGAATACCAATTCATTTTTATTCATTTTTTCACCTGAACCCACCGTAAACTCTATTTTATCTTGTTTTGCGAAAGCTCTATTTTCTAGATAATTTACAATATTTTCTGTTAAGGTTATCATATCTTTCATTTTCGAAGCGGTATAGTCATAGCTGGCTTTTATAGACAAAGCAAAACTTTTAATCATAAAAATTTTATTAATAGCTTCTTTTGGTAAAAATCTATCCAAAGCTTTATAAAAATCTGCTTCGGATTGGCAAAATCCAGTAATTAAAGTTAATTTTGGGCTGTTCTCAAAGTTTTCTTCAATAAACTGTGTAATTCGTTCGTTGATGGTTTCGTTTTGAATTATTAAACCATTCTGGATAATTGGCATTTTAGAAATAGAATCTTGAATCAAAACTTTTAAAGTGGGTGAAAAGAGATTTTTATTATCGTTTAACGTTTCAGGCTTATATAAATCAAAATAAAAAATCTGCTGTTTGCTTTTTAAAGATTCTTCAATAGTTTTTCTATGTGAATATGGCATTAATAAAACCTCATTCTCAAGATATTTAAAAATGTGCTGGTTAATGATTTGCGTTTGTCTTAATTCTTCTGAGTTTTCGGAAGGAATATTCGAAAGATTTACCAAAAGAATGAAAAGGCTTGCCAAGTAAAGTTCATCTTCATGGCAATGATTAAGTAATTCTATTTTTTCGCTACCAAAAACAACGGTAGCTTTTTGGGTTTGGTTTAAAAGAGTTGATTTGATTTTAAAAACAGCTTGCCTATAATCAAAAGTTTCATCACGGTTTAAATCTTTCAAAACATCAGCTATCCTTTGGGATTGAAATCCTAAATCGCTAATTGGTAAAGCTTCTCGATAAAATTCTGGAACTTCTTCATCACCCGTAAAGAGGCGGTTACTGGAAACACGGTTAATTTCTGGAATAAATGAAATTTTAGGGTTGTTTTCACTCGCTAATCTATTCAAAATACTATTGACGAAATCTTCTTGGTTTCGTTTTTTCTTTTCAGATTTTTGCAAAATATAACAAAACCATCCTAATCTAAATTCGGTCACACGATTTCTCCTTGAGATTTCTGAGATTTTTTACCTGATGAATGAGATAAAAATATTCGCTACACTATAACCATAAACAAAGTCGACAATGTTTATAACATAAATTATATCAAAATCAAAGGAGAAATCTCATGAATCATATCCAAAAATCAACCCCAAAAGCAGAACTTTCTCAACTTGTTAATCCCTATCAGTTAAAAGTCGCCAAAACTCTAAGCGAAGCGATGGCAGATAATCAAGCCTTAGAGCTTCTAGCTAACGATATTTTATATAAAGTGGGCAATTTGGCACTTACTCAGTCTGAAATACTTAAAAATACTCCTGAAGCTAAAGAGTATACAGATTATATTCTTAAAGCATTCACTTATTATGCTACTGAAAAAATGAAATGAGGTAGCTTTATGATGGATTACTTTATAGCTTTTATAGTTATCGTTATTATTACTGTATTTCTTTGGGATTGGTTCGAAAAACCAAAACAAGCAAACGAAAAACACTGTAGCGAAGAAGAAATTGCTCTGGAGGAATTTCTGGAGAAACGGCAAGAAATCAATGAACTTTTCTTGGTTGCTAAAGCAGAAATGCGAAAAATTTCAAGAAAATAAAAGGACTGTTTAGACTAGACAAATGGTCAAAATATGTTGAAATATACTACTGTTTCATTGTTTAAATTTCATTCCAATCGCTCTTAAAACTGAAGGTAGCTAAATTTAACTTTTCACCAACTTTCTTGTATAAATATAGGCAGAAAGGAGACCAGCCATGAAAAAACTAATAGCATATATTCTTGGATTTGTTGCTTGTGCTTGGCTTATTAACTGGGCGTTGAAACTAATTCTGGAAGTTTGGTGGTTCTTGGTTTTGATGACGGCGGTCGTTTTCATCGGCTGGCTTACCTTTCGGATTATTAAAACTAAAGATTGGAGGTAGAGATGAAAAGAAAATTTGAAACACTATCTTGGAGTGAACTCAACTGGATGCGCCCGTTTAAAATAGATGATGTGAAATCTATGCTGGGTCAACTGGTGGGGTTAACTCGGCGTAAAGCGGTTATTTTTGAAATTCGATTATCTAAGAATCGCGTACGCTATCTATTAGGAACAGAAGAACAAGATAAGCGACATATCAGCCAACTAATTCAATCACACCGAGCTATTCAGTTTTCAAGAGCTCCTAAACGCGAAAAACTTTCGGTTGCACGGTTAGTGAACATCAAAGAATCTCACTATGCTTTAAAAACGGACTCTGTAGAAAACATGATACGTTCAAGCCTTGCAATTTCAAAAATACTTCAGCCAGATGAAACAGTAGTTGTTCAGTTGGTCATTGGTGCAGGCTCACCACCTCGGCCGCAGCCAAAAGATTTGCCGAATTTATCCGTTAAATGGTATCAAGTGATTACAAATAATATTCCTGAGCTTTCCGAAAACTCCAAAAAGCTGATGAAACAAAAATTAAACCAATCTACTTTTAAGTGTGAAATTCGTCTTGGTGTCCAATCTCGCAGTATTTTACGAACAAAAGAATTTTTTGATAGCTTGTTAAGTAGTTTTCGCATGATGGAATCAAATGCAACCATTGAATTAAAACCATTTGCTATCCAAAAACTAAATCAAGCACAACCTTCTTGGGCTTATCCCTATAGTTTGGGAATTTCAGACCTTGCTTGTTTTCTACTTCTACCAATTGGTGAAGAAAATATTGCAGGCGTGCCAAATGTTCACCCTAAATTAGTGACTCCGCCTTTGGGCTACAATATTAACCGAAAAAATCAGCGAAGTTTGGCGCAAACGGTTGAAAATCAATCAAGACCAATTCAAATTTCAGCACAAGCTGGCAAAAAGCACACCGTTTTTCTCGGCTCAACAGGTTGCGGGAAAACTACTGCCATGAGTCACTTGATTTTATCAGATATAAAATCTAAACATCATAGTGTAGTTGTGGTGGATGCCAAAGGTCAACTTACTCATGAACTTTTAGAGCGCACACCAACTGAACACGATGAAGATACAGTAGTCATTTCACCAACCACCAAACGAGTTGTTGGCATCAATCCTTTTGAACTCACCAAATATGGTATTGAACCCGAAGTTATCGCAGATTATCTACTGGAGCTATTTAAAGGGCTTTATCCTGAACATTTTGGAATTTACTCGCTGGACATTTTGTCACACAGTTTTCTAACGCTTGCTAGAATTCCAAATACCTCTTTAGTGATGTTACCAAGTTTGCTCACTAATAAGTCCTTTCGAAATAAACTATTAAGAGAGTTAAAAGACCCAATTGGACTGGAGAGCTTCTGGAACTGGTTTGAGCTACTCAGTGAAGCCCAACGTCACCAGATATTAAACCCCATTTTGAATAAATTCCGACAGTTTTTGCTTCGTCCGCAACTTCGGGCAATGTTGGGACAAACTAATCCAAATTTCAGTCTTGCAGAAATCTTCAAAAGCCGAAAAATCGTATTGATTCCACTAAATAAATCGGTAATCGGTTCAGAATCTGCGAAACTCATTGGTAGCCTCATCACTTCAATGCTCTGGATGTTAATTTTGCGCCAGTCGTCAGTTGAGCCAAGCAAACGCCAATCGGTCTTTATCTATATTGATGAAACACCAAGTTTCCTAGGAATCCCCAATTCTAACTTAGATGAAGCACTTTCACAATCTCGCCAATTTAATGTTGGCTGGAATATCGGCTTCCAGCATCTTGCACAGATGTCACCTCAGTTAAAAGCTGGTATTGAATCTAATGTTGCGAATAAAATTGTTTTTGGCTTAAATCTTGATGAAGCTCGCGAAATGGCAAAATATACTCTGGAGATTGATAAAGAAGATTTTTACAGTTTACCACCATTTTGGGCATATATTCGTACTGAAATTTCACAAAATACTTATCAATGGATTATTGGTAAAGCCTACCCACCTAAACCAAAAATTAGAGATAGTCGCACGCCATTTTTGAATAGCTTGAGCCGATACGGACAAGATATTTCAGAAATTGAAAGCCAATTTGAAAACTACATTTTTGAAAAATCTGCTTCAAAAAATGAAGATTCTAATCAAAAATTAACAGATTTAGGGAGGAAAAAGCGTTCCAATCGCTCTTCGAATCGTGTTGATGAAGAAAAATCTTCCACCCCTGACAAATAAAGGTTTTCAGGATTTTTACTCACACGACTTACTCCGTAACTAAGCACATTTTACAGGAGCACACCCTTTAAATTTTAATGGAGAACAAAACAGATGAAATGGAATTACAAAATAGATAACAACACGCAAATTCTTTACTTTTTGAGTCAAGCAAGATTTGCTACCACTAACCAATTAGCCAGACTCTTTTTCGCGGATAGCGCTCGATTTGAGACTACTATTCGCCGCACTAATTTTGCACTGCAAAGCCTGAAGAAAGCTGGATTGGTTTCACATTTAAAACGACGAGTTGGTGGCGCACGCCGTGGCTCCGCTTCTTATGTTTGGCAAATTACTTTTCAAGGACTAAAATTTCTTAAAAACCAAGATGAAACAGTTGTTTTGCGTTATAAAAATAAATACGAACCAACCCAGCACCACGTTGAACACACTTTGGGGATTACGGAAATTTTTGTTGAGACACTGGAGACCGTTCGAGATTCAGAAAAACTGTCGCTTGAAACTTTTTCCTTTGAGCCAAACTCTTGGCGCAGCTACCAAAAACTTTCTGGTGTTGGAATGACCCTAAAACCAGATGCTTATTTGGAACTGATTAATCACGATTATGAAGACCATTATTTTCTGGAAATAGACCGAAGCACGGAAAGTCTTGTACGTATCCTAAATACTTGTAAGAAATATATTGAATATTATCGGTCAGGTATTGAACAACGACAAAAGGAAGTTTTCCCCTATGTTTTGTGGGTTGTGCCAGACGACAAGCGAAAGCTGGCGATTTCGAAAGTGATTCAAAAAGAACTATACAATTTTTGGGAATTATTCACCGTGATTACTTTGGACGAATATTCAGATTATATCAAAGGAGGTATTTCGAATGAACCAGAAGAATCAAGATAGAGACTCAAAACAGGCTTCACACACCGCCGATGAAATTTGTCGAATTGGTCGAACGACTTACTTAATCCGTCACCGTTTTACTGGAAATCGCAATCTTGAAAATGTCCTAGAAAGGTTGATTTTAAGCGATAAATCACTACTTTAACAGTAGTAAAAATGGTATAATAGAGGTATAAGGTGTGTGAACTCCAAAAGGAGAAAAACACATGAACAGAACTTTGACAATTTCAGATTATAGACAAGTAGATACTTCAAAACTTTCAGATATTACGGTAGTTTATTGTCGCTTAAGTCAAGACGATGGTCTGGACGGAGACAGTAACTCGATTACCAATCAGAAGAAAATTCTGCTTGATGTAGTTACAAGAGAAAATCTCCCCAATCCTATTTTGTTTGTTGACGATGGCTTTAGTGGCACAAATTTTGACCGTCCAGCTATTTCGGAAGCACTTAGACTAGTGGAAAATCGACAAGTTTCAAACTTTATCGTTAAGGATTTGAGCCGTTTAGGGCGGTCTTATATCAAGGTTGGTCAACTAACGGAAATTACTTTTCCGAGCTTTGATGTTCGCTTTATCGCCTTAAATGATGGCGTAGATTCGAATAAACCTAATGAAACTAATTCAATTTTCTTGCCAATCAAGAGTCTAATGGATGAAATGTATGCGGCAGATACCAGCAAGAAGATTCGGGCGGTGGTTCAAGCTAAAGCCAAAGCTGGCGAGCGTGTAACTACTAACCCACCTTACGGCTATCTCAAAGATTCAAACAACCCTAAAAATTGGATTGTTGACCCAGTTGCCAGCGAAGTTGTGAAACGGATTTTTCAAGAAGCGAAAAGCGGAAAAAGCCTTTCGGAGATTGCTAAAGGGTTAGAAAATGACAAAATTTTTAAACCAGACCGCCACCGAATAGAAATCGGTTTGAAGTCTATTTCTTCCAGCCCAAATGTGGAAACTTTGCCTTATTTTTGGACGCGAGAAACCCTAAGCGCTATCTTAGGGCGTGAAGAGTATCTTGGGCATACTGTCAATCTTCGAACTCGCACGAAATCTTATAAAGATAAACGTAAAGTAGATAACCCAAAAGAAAATTGGCTGATTTTCAAAAATACTCATGAAGCAATTATCGACCAAGAAACTTTTGATATTGTTCGAAAAATCCGAAATCATAAGCGGTCTAATCAACGGTATAAAAATCGGACTGGTCACGAGAATTTGTTTGCGGGATTGGTTTTTTGCGGAACTTGTGGGCGAAAGCATTATTTTTGCCCACAAGAGAAAAATGGACTCAACCACGACCATTACAAGTGTTCTGGCTACCGTAAGCCGATTGATGGTTGTGAAAATCCCCACTATATTCAAAAATCTGCCTTGATTGAGATTGTGAGTGGTAAGCTCCGCCAAACTATTCAGGAAATCCACTTCGACCAAGAAGCCTTTTTGAAAAAGTTAGAACAGCAAAGCCAAGCTCAATTCAGCAAAAATAATAAACGCCAGCGCCAGCAACTCCAAAAGGATGAACACCGCTCTAAAGATATTGACAGCATCATTCAGAAGCTTTATGAAGATAATCTACTTGGAAAAATTTCAGATGAACGCTTTGTGAAGCTAAGTCAGAGCTATGAAGAAGAACAGAAACAACTTCAAACTTCCATTTCTGATTTAACTGAAAAACTCGCCAAACAACAAGAAGATAGCTTGAATATCTCCAAGTTTATGGCGAGAATTTCAAAATATACAGAGCTTCCAAAATTAACCGTTGAAATAGTGAATGAACTGATTGACAAGATTGTTATTCAGAAACCAACTGGCACGAAACGCAATCGAATTATTCAGGTTGACATTTACTACAATTTCATCGGAAAATTAAATAATGAAAAAAGCGAGCCAAACAACTGGGCTCGCTAATATTAACCCATTTAACTAAACTGCTATATGTCAGGTCAGCTGATGCGGGTTTTAAACTATTAAAATTTATTTTCCAAAAATTAACCTTAGATAATCCTTCATCATTCGAGAGCCAGAAATTACAGGAATATAGCCCTTCAATTGCTTTCGAATCTGTTTTTCAAGCAAATAATCATCTTTAAAAATTTGCCCAGCACGATTCATTTGAAGATATAAGTTTTTGACTTCTTCGTCATAATTTACACCGCTAA contains these protein-coding regions:
- a CDS encoding type IV secretion system DNA-binding domain-containing protein → MKRKFETLSWSELNWMRPFKIDDVKSMLGQLVGLTRRKAVIFEIRLSKNRVRYLLGTEEQDKRHISQLIQSHRAIQFSRAPKREKLSVARLVNIKESHYALKTDSVENMIRSSLAISKILQPDETVVVQLVIGAGSPPRPQPKDLPNLSVKWYQVITNNIPELSENSKKLMKQKLNQSTFKCEIRLGVQSRSILRTKEFFDSLLSSFRMMESNATIELKPFAIQKLNQAQPSWAYPYSLGISDLACFLLLPIGEENIAGVPNVHPKLVTPPLGYNINRKNQRSLAQTVENQSRPIQISAQAGKKHTVFLGSTGCGKTTAMSHLILSDIKSKHHSVVVVDAKGQLTHELLERTPTEHDEDTVVISPTTKRVVGINPFELTKYGIEPEVIADYLLELFKGLYPEHFGIYSLDILSHSFLTLARIPNTSLVMLPSLLTNKSFRNKLLRELKDPIGLESFWNWFELLSEAQRHQILNPILNKFRQFLLRPQLRAMLGQTNPNFSLAEIFKSRKIVLIPLNKSVIGSESAKLIGSLITSMLWMLILRQSSVEPSKRQSVFIYIDETPSFLGIPNSNLDEALSQSRQFNVGWNIGFQHLAQMSPQLKAGIESNVANKIVFGLNLDEAREMAKYTLEIDKEDFYSLPPFWAYIRTEISQNTYQWIIGKAYPPKPKIRDSRTPFLNSLSRYGQDISEIESQFENYIFEKSASKNEDSNQKLTDLGRKKRSNRSSNRVDEEKSSTPDK
- a CDS encoding replication-relaxation family protein, with protein sequence MKWNYKIDNNTQILYFLSQARFATTNQLARLFFADSARFETTIRRTNFALQSLKKAGLVSHLKRRVGGARRGSASYVWQITFQGLKFLKNQDETVVLRYKNKYEPTQHHVEHTLGITEIFVETLETVRDSEKLSLETFSFEPNSWRSYQKLSGVGMTLKPDAYLELINHDYEDHYFLEIDRSTESLVRILNTCKKYIEYYRSGIEQRQKEVFPYVLWVVPDDKRKLAISKVIQKELYNFWELFTVITLDEYSDYIKGGISNEPEESR
- a CDS encoding recombinase family protein, which produces MNRTLTISDYRQVDTSKLSDITVVYCRLSQDDGLDGDSNSITNQKKILLDVVTRENLPNPILFVDDGFSGTNFDRPAISEALRLVENRQVSNFIVKDLSRLGRSYIKVGQLTEITFPSFDVRFIALNDGVDSNKPNETNSIFLPIKSLMDEMYAADTSKKIRAVVQAKAKAGERVTTNPPYGYLKDSNNPKNWIVDPVASEVVKRIFQEAKSGKSLSEIAKGLENDKIFKPDRHRIEIGLKSISSSPNVETLPYFWTRETLSAILGREEYLGHTVNLRTRTKSYKDKRKVDNPKENWLIFKNTHEAIIDQETFDIVRKIRNHKRSNQRYKNRTGHENLFAGLVFCGTCGRKHYFCPQEKNGLNHDHYKCSGYRKPIDGCENPHYIQKSALIEIVSGKLRQTIQEIHFDQEAFLKKLEQQSQAQFSKNNKRQRQQLQKDEHRSKDIDSIIQKLYEDNLLGKISDERFVKLSQSYEEEQKQLQTSISDLTEKLAKQQEDSLNISKFMARISKYTELPKLTVEIVNELIDKIVIQKPTGTKRNRIIQVDIYYNFIGKLNNEKSEPNNWAR